A region of Eschrichtius robustus isolate mEscRob2 chromosome 19, mEscRob2.pri, whole genome shotgun sequence DNA encodes the following proteins:
- the SDHAF1 gene encoding succinate dehydrogenase assembly factor 1, mitochondrial, translating into MSRHSRLQRQVLSLYRELLRAGRGKPGAESRVRAEFRQHAGLPRTDVLRIEYLYRRGRRQLQLLRSGHATAMGAFVSTRGPTEESRGAGAPGTPPDEGDGPRRPLDSMGAPKTAPDGR; encoded by the coding sequence ATGAGCCGGCACAGCCGGCTTCAGAGACAAGTTCTGAGTCTGTACCGCGAGTTGCTGCGCGCCGGGCGCGGAAAGCCGGGCGCCGAGTCGCGGGTGCGGGCCGAGTTCCGACAGCACGCCGGCCTGCCACGCACCGACGTACTGCGCATCGAGTACCTGTACCGCCGCGGACGGCGCCAGCTTCAGCTGCTACGCTCGGGTCATGCCACGGCCATGGGTGCCTTTGTGAGTACGCGGGGCCCGACTGAGGAGTCCCGTGGCGCGGGGGCCCCAGGGACCCCACCTGACGAAGGTGACGGCCCAAGGAGACCGCTGGACAGCATGGGGGCACCGAAGACCGCGCCGGATGGACGGTGA